GGTCGATCACCTTTCTCTGGGATGGCAAAGAGCAAGCGTGGCGGAAACAGACAGTCCTCCTTCTTTTGATCAGAATGCCCACGTGTGACACGTCGAGGCCTCGCGTCTTCGCATATATGCCAATGTAATCGCCTGTTCTTAAGCGGCGAATGATTTCGATATCAATTTCTTTGCGTGGAATGTATGCGATGTCGCGCTCCTCCGGGCTTATTCCGGGGAGAAAGTAGGTTCCATCCCCCCGATCATTGAGTCTCTTGCGAACGTGCCTGACATGTTGCCTGCCGATATCGGCGGTTACGTCACAGACCCGGGAGTTTCTCTGGGTCCAGTCAGTGAAAAAATGGTTCCTGGTCTCGTATCCAGCGTTGCCTCCACGGTATCTGATCACCCG
This genomic stretch from Syntrophorhabdales bacterium harbors:
- a CDS encoding N-acetylmuramoyl-L-alanine amidase-like domain-containing protein, whose amino-acid sequence is MTTQAQRQRVRVLLGKWSRHDLDDMLAAAEKISPAGRRVAFLSAQFLGIPYRESTLTGGVSTPEVFTVNLEAVDCFTYLDYVEAMRQSDSFKSFKQRLRVIRYRGGNAGYETRNHFFTDWTQRNSRVCDVTADIGRQHVRHVRKRLNDRGDGTYFLPGISPEERDIAYIPRKEIDIEIIRRLRTGDYIGIYAKTRGLDVSHVGILIKRRRTVCFRHACSLPSQRKVIDQDFRAYITGKPGIIVLRPQAGEH